The sequence aataaaattagcaCAAGGAGATACACGCATGTTATGTTTTGTAGAATGTAATGAAGAATTCAACCTTTCTACATTAGAAAGAATATTATCACCAACACAGTTTAGTATTCTTATTAGTAAGAAACAGGAACAAGAAGTAATGGCTGCTGGATTGCCAGGTTTAGTTTCTTGTCCATTTTGCACATTCGCATCTATACCACCTCCAGAAGATAAAATCTTCAAATGCCTTAATCCTGAATGTATGAAAGAATCATGCAGGCAAGttcaatatgaaaaatatattgttgatTTCTAGCAATATAGGATTCTATAAAAgctacaatatattttaattacagtcTTGAGCCATATATTAtaggttttattttttaattttagattgTGTAAAGAATTAAACCATGTACCATTAAGATGTTATGAAGAAAAAACTGATAAAGCACGTTTAGTTTTGGAAGAAAAAATGACAGAAGCACTTGTaagaaaatgttacaaatgTGCTAAACCATATTTTAAAGAAGATGGTTGTAATAAAATCACCTGCTCGTGTGGAGCAATAATGTGCTATATATGTGACAAGCAAATTGAGGGATATGGTCACTTTAATAATGGCAGGTAACCCAGTTGTTTCCCTACACATTCATAAATGGAACAAaaaaatttagtttatatattgtttattttttgtacTTATTTGTAGCTGTCCATTAGAGAGCGATAACCGTACATTGAATGCAGATACAGTTAATGAAGTTCTTAaacaaactttaaaatatttaatagaaaaggATCCTAATGTACAGTTAGATGCATCCAGATTTTTGTTGCATAGTAAACGATCTAAAACTTGTAATGCTGCGCTTTTGgtaagatttttattatttacataatagtTATTGTCTtgatttacaaaaaatattttttgtttttctttttgcagGAACGAGTAAATAAGATAACGAAGTTTGACatgtaatattgttttatatattttcttttaattgatgCTACTCTGTATTGCgcaagtataaaaaattaatctcaGTTTAAATctcataatttatattgtaaaaagtttcattaatctataaattaatCGAGAGTATATgttctttttgttatttttatttttgcgtTATATTGTTACTGAAGTACATGATTGTTTCTCATGAATATATGTAAGAAAATGATAGGTATACAACttaaaataattacagtttatataatcattatgtagagaaaaatattcatatattccattttattgATTCACATTTCAAGTTGATGTATTATAAGAACTGAAgtacaaacaatttttaataagaaaattttgaGAACAGAAGAttgtagttttttatttttgtccTTTACAGTCATCTCCAAGTTTTTCTGAATATGtccacttttatttcatttacctTGCGGCACCCATCCGAATATCAATAAGACCTTCTCCTCCATGTGGCTGAGAAAGTTCATCTGTACTGGGTTGTAGAGTTGGTTGTACATTATGTTCATTATTAGGGTTTACAGTATTGGAATTTCCATTGTGAGGATTTCCTTGATTGTTATTTCCATTGTGAGGATTTCCTTgattattatttccattgtGAGGATTTCCTTgattattatttccattgtGAGGATTTCCTTGATTGTTATATCCATTAGCATTAGGGTCTTCACTTGTATTCGGCCATACTTCGGTTTGAGACGGTTGCCCATCAACACTAGTAATAAACATCTGTAAACGAATTttcatgaatgaaaattttttaaccGACGTAGTACATTTAATAAGTATATCTTGAACTTATCATTAAATTTCACTTGTACAAAGTAATAACTACGTTCTCTGCAGTAAGCTTTCAATGTTGTGATGAAGAAGTATGACATACCATATCGCCTGTTTTCGGATTATGGCAAACCCATTCAGCTTTACTGACGTCGACCATATTAGTTTGTTGAAATTGATTCCAATTTTGGAAGGGTGGTCTTCCTAGCTCGCCAACAGGTAACAGGTTTGGTGGTCCAGACGATGGAAATTGTTGTCCTGGTGGTGGAAATTGTTGTCCTGGCGGTGGAAATTGTTGTCCTGGCGGTGGAAATTGTTGTACTGGCGGTGGTTGAAAAGGTGGACCTGGTGGACGGAACGGTCCTCTCCATTGTCCATTATAAGTACCTCTCCAGAAGTGTTTGCCCTCTGCTACTGAGATCAGCATAATCAGAGCGACAATTGCCTTCATGTTCTGACAAGCAGGAATTTGACAAGAATTACAAATTCTGTTTATCATTGGCATGGACTTATCAGTTAACAAATTTATCGTAGTTAATCTTCGAAACACAATGTAGATCGAACGAACTTATTCCATTACACTTTGCCACGACAATTCTCGAATATATGTCTTGTACCAGAATTCACAGTTAGAatgaggaaaaaagaggaaatagTAGTCGTCTCATTGCGTTTCCTAGTCCCGAGCTCAATCCGGAAAATCATACATACAAGAAAACCGTTGTCGAATTATGATTCATCAGGATAGCGTTTAGATCGTTACCGCATGAACGCTTCTGAgcatgttaacacgttaagtgcccagcccgacttgcttgtcgttccgttcaggcccagacacggtcgtgtaatatgaacctaAAGTCCGCATGGACCGGCCGCGCCTGAACGAAAAGTCTAACGCCGGTCCCTAGGGACTGGCGTGGTGTTTGACGTGTTAACAACGACTTTGTTCTTCGATCGTTTCAAATGTATGTGTACAAAAGCTAATTAATCAAACGGTTCATTATTATTCCAAAAATCTTCATTTAGATATATCGTTTTAAGAATCCTTATTTTTCTTGTTCTAagttttaaaacaaaaaattactgTTTGTAAATGTAATTAGAAGCGAAGAGATTTTTCAGTCGATCGAAACGTGATCCGTAGAGCGTCGTCGAGGGAACCACGCGCGTTTCAAGGAGCATCGGTCACCGTGTCAAGGAGCAAACACTTGTCACGTTGATGGACGCTCGATAATCAAGGCCAATGACGTAATTCACTTACGGTTAAAGAAGCGCAAAGGGCAAGGTTTTGTCGTCAATGGTATCGATCGAGATCGAACGCGGACTGCCGCTTTCTGATGGAATACGTCGGTGTCGTTTATGCTGGATGTTCCTTCGTGTGCTCGGTATCCTAGAAACAATTTCGATCAGTAAATACTGTCGAACGTCGTTGGTCTATAccaatttctaaatattaaatcttaaGTCTTATTCCTTTTCCGTGGAAGCGAAACGTACGTTGTCGAATGACGAGTGCTAGAATCTAAATGAACGCCCGCTCAGGAAGAAGCTTCgaataaaactaaggaaaacgtTTGATTAACGTGCGTTCAGATGtgatttattacaatttatacagGAAGTCGCCGATCGTCTTCGCCTTCGGCTCGGAGAAGGTCTGCGCGGGtcagttaaattattaaatcggGGACgttttatggaaatttaatttatttctgtttggtGGCTGCGTTACACTTTTAACTTTTAATAGCTTGATTCTAAATCTTTagttaattcaattataagttGTCTTTTCAGACTTAGAAGCGCGGTATTCGTGATCAAGATGTATTGCGGAGTTGATGCGTTCGTGGAATATGTATGTTCACAGGGAACGATGTAACAATagagattttattttatccAGTAATCAATGATACGAAGTTCCCATGTTGGCGTAttatattagtgtaaatatatgtacataacaATTCAATGACATGTATAGTCGATGTCTATGCGACCGTTTATCCGTTGATCAATTTTACGCTTTAGGTTCCCTTTATTGAAGATCAAATGAAGTCAAGGAACCGACTCGCGGGTTTATTTGTTCCCAGGAATGCACGATTAAATGTAAGAATTAAATACGATAGAATGTTGATTAACCGGACACGACAGGTTGCTGTTGGATCGAGCGATAGATGAGTAATGCTTGACAGCTTCGATGTACAAGCAAAATCgaagaatgtaaaatattactaCTTATACCATGAAGtaatacagaatttttttaattgctcGTATAATTCGAGTTTGAAACACCTTCTGTGTATTTTTCTGTCGTAAAACAGTAGATTGAAAGTAGATTATATGCTCATTTTgtcgatgaaaaatattaatttaataaaagattAGAAATAACAAAACCCTGCGTTAAAGAATTGTTCGAAAGTCATCTTTTTATCGTGTAAATCTGTTCAATGGTGTCTTCTCCCGGTAAAAGCGGTATCACCGTGTCCATTACGAAATCGAAGAACGGCGACTCCATTAGATCAGCGAAATATTTAGCCGGTATTTGCTCGAACAAAAGCATCCCCTTATTCGCAAAAGTTTTGATAAATTCGATCTTCGCTGCTTTGAGGGCTTCCAGCAGAGCCAATTTTACGTTGATTAGCGTGTTTACGATTTCATGGTCACTGGCTTTGTTGATGCTCTTCAACATGTTGAATTTTGTCGTACCAATGGCGGACGCAGACTCGACCACAGCTTTCTCCTTCAACATGGTGGATTCTGTTAAATTGTGGACCACTGTGTGCACATCGTTGAGAAATCTCTTGTCAACGGTGAGATCGTTTGACGGCTTGATGATGTAGCCTCGCGACAACGCCACTGGCAGGCTGATCTAAGAAACATTGCTACTATTACAgttactattattacttttt comes from Nomia melanderi isolate GNS246 chromosome 7, iyNomMela1, whole genome shotgun sequence and encodes:
- the LOC116424360 gene encoding uncharacterized protein LOC116424360 encodes the protein MPYNRSDKNKIASPLTIVDKIDNTSAVKMTDTSEINEKPNRSSKTLSLFNTASVCLLNVLDILLLIIITPYSVYRYASADDHMKIILRTIMEVTLELLMWTVFAGVSILMTIFLLEDKEKSDTKEMISLPVALSRGYIIKPSNDLTVDKRFLNDVHTVVHNLTESTMLKEKAVVESASAIGTTKFNMLKSINKASDHEIVNTLINVKLALLEALKAAKIEFIKTFANKGMLLFEQIPAKYFADLMESPFFDFVMDTILALVIRQRYRAHEGTSSINDTDVFHQKAAVRVRSRSIPLTTKPCPLRFFNLAEGKHFWRGTYNGQWRGPFRPPGPPFQPPPVQQFPPPGQQFPPPGQQFPPPGQQFPSSGPPNLLPVGELGRPPFQNWNQFQQTNMVDVSKAEWVCHNPKTGDMMFITSVDGQPSQTEVWPNTSEDPNANGYNNQGNPHNGNNNQGNPHNGNNNQGNPHNGNNNQGNPHNGNSNTVNPNNEHNVQPTLQPSTDELSQPHGGEGLIDIRMGAAR